The Anastrepha ludens isolate Willacy chromosome 2, idAnaLude1.1, whole genome shotgun sequence genome contains a region encoding:
- the LOC128856052 gene encoding retinol dehydrogenase 14 isoform X2, whose amino-acid sequence MEGKTVIITGANSGIGKETARDLAKRGARIIMACRNLETANAVKEEITKETGNNKLIVKKLDLGSQKSVREFASDIVKNEQKIDVLIHNAGMALAFRGQTSEDGIELTMATNHYGPFLLTHLLIDVLKRSAPSRIVIVASELYRFASVNLDKLNPIGSFPAAYLYYVSKFANIYFARELAKRLEGSGVTVNFLHPGMIDSGIWRNVPFPLNLPMMAITKGFFKTPKAGAQTTIYLATSDEVANVSGKYFMDCKESTLSAAAMDEEKGRKLWEESLKIAKLTPQDPKI is encoded by the exons ATGGAAGGAAAAACCGTCATTATCACAGGCGCCAACAGTGGCATTGGCAAAGAAACCGCACGCGATCTGGCTAAGCGCGGAGCTCGCATCATTATGGCTTGCCGAAATCTGGAGACGGCTAACGCTGTTAAAG AGGAAATCACCAAAGAGACTGGCAACAACAAATTGATTGTTAAGAAATTGGACTTGGGCTCACAGAAATCGGTACGTGAATTTGCCTCCGATATCGTGAAGAATGAACAGAAAATCGATGTATTAATTCATAACGCCGGTATGGCGCTGGCATTCCGCGGACAAACCAGCGAAGATGGCATTGAGCTGACCATGGCTACCAATCATTATGGTCCATTCTTActtacccatttgctaatcgATGTTCTGAAGAGGAGTGCACCATCGCGTATAGTTATTGTTGCTTCCGAATTATATCGCTTTGCTTCGGTTAATTTGGATAAACTCAATCCGATCGGTTCATTCCCGGCTGCCTATTTGTACTACGTGTCGAAATTCGCCAACATCTACTTTGCACGCGAATTGGCCAAACGCTTGGAGGGCAGCGGTGTGACGGTGAACTTTTTGCATCCCGGAATGATTGATTCGGGCATCTGGCGGAATGTACCTTTCCCGCTCAATTTGCCTATGATGGCTATAACGAAGGGATTTTTCAAGACACCCAAGGCAGGTGCACAAACAACAATTTACCTGGCTACCTCAGACGAAGTGGCTAATGTGTCGGGCAAGTACTTTATGGATTGCAAAGAGTCTACTCTAAGTGCAGCGGCTATGGATGAGGAAAAGGGTAGGAAATTGTGGGAAGAGTCGCTGAAGATTGCCAAGTTGACTCCACAAGATCCAAAGATCTAA